Proteins co-encoded in one Acidisarcina sp. genomic window:
- a CDS encoding glutamine amidotransferase produces MKKILAIRHVAFEDVGSFAVPFGRLGFEVSYRDAGTDDLKRLSAEEPDLVVLLGGPIGACDEAEYPFVLDELRIAEARLKKDLPLLGICLGAQIMARALGACVYPGPRKEIGWKPLTLTAARLSSPVRHLSPTATSMFHWHGDTFDLPSGATLLASTDICANQAYSWGSHALAFQCHPELVGARIEPWLLGHACELAQNSVQPSTIRRETQTLSAALEAAGQSCLEEWLRQMGLV; encoded by the coding sequence ATGAAGAAGATTCTGGCGATTCGCCATGTTGCTTTTGAGGACGTTGGCAGTTTTGCGGTCCCGTTCGGCAGGCTGGGTTTTGAGGTTTCCTACCGCGACGCGGGAACCGACGACCTGAAGCGGCTTTCGGCGGAGGAGCCAGATCTCGTCGTCCTGCTTGGGGGGCCAATCGGTGCTTGCGATGAGGCCGAGTACCCTTTCGTGCTGGACGAGCTGCGGATCGCGGAAGCGCGCCTTAAGAAGGATCTTCCTCTTCTCGGCATCTGCCTGGGAGCGCAAATCATGGCTCGTGCTCTGGGAGCGTGTGTGTATCCCGGACCGCGGAAGGAGATCGGCTGGAAGCCGCTGACGCTCACGGCTGCCCGCCTGTCGTCGCCAGTGCGGCATCTATCGCCCACGGCAACCAGCATGTTCCACTGGCACGGCGATACCTTCGATCTGCCGTCGGGCGCAACCCTGCTGGCTTCGACCGATATTTGCGCGAACCAGGCGTACTCCTGGGGGAGCCATGCACTGGCCTTTCAGTGTCATCCTGAACTGGTTGGAGCGCGCATCGAGCCGTGGCTGCTCGGTCACGCATGTGAGCTTGCGCAGAACAGCGTCCAGCCATCCACGATTCGACGAGAGACGCAGACCCTGAGTGCGGCACTCGAAGCCGCAGGACAAAGCTGTCTGGAGGAATGGTTGCGCCAGATGGGTCTCGTTTAG